GGTAGGATTCACTTTTCGAAATCCTCCAGGGACACAGCCCACTGCAAGAAGTGAGGTATACCTAAGTTGTGGGTCCAATCAGCTTGCATCCATGCAGCTCTCGgcacagctctcacacacagctaCCCTGACTCGTGGACAAGCTGTGCCGGGTCCACCACTCCAGGCTACACTGGACAGGCAGGCGTGGCCGGCGGCGGGCTGGGCGGACACACCGCAGGACCAGCAAGCTGCAGGCAGTATCAGCAGCACAAGGAGTCACAGGTGCTTCTCTAAGGGTGGGTCCTGAATCTCTCACCGCAGGTGTTCAGGTACTCCCTGCAGAAGCTGGCACACACAGTGTCCCGGACCGGGCGGCAGGTGCTGGGGGAGCGCAGGCAGCAAGCCCCCAACTGAGGCCCCAGATCCCAGCTCTGGGCGGCCATGTCATCAAGTGCTCCTGCGCTTCTCGACCAGCATGGGAGCCAGTGCCGCGCAGTAATGGGGGGTCCCCTGTGCTCCCTCGTCAGAGGAGCACTTGCCAAGGTCAGTGAGGGGCCGGTAGGCCCATGGAGAAGCAGCACCGACAATGATGAAGATATCCGTTCCCTTCCCAACCCCTCTGACCCTGTCCCACTACcggagggtgggagaggagggggaagaggggagcaaATTCTCGAGATCTGGGCGTATGCACCACGTTCTGATCTGAATCAAGTTGTAACAGCACCATCTCAGCCACAGAGATCCAACACCCCAACAACCAGCAGAATGGACATTCTGACATCACCAGCTGAAGCCCTGAATCTTGGTACAGAAGAGAAAACATCAACTGCATGCAGCGTGGTGGGACTGGAGGGTATgggtgggggaggaagtggggtTCTCTTGCTGTCCCTTGCCTATGGCTCGCCTATTTCTGCCTTGATCCCTCATTCCCCCTTTCAACCCGGCCTTCCAAACCCCTCCCCAAAATGTGTCACTTGATTCGGCCCTATTTAACCAGTAACTGAATCCCACCTTCACCAGAACACCTTCTCCGACCCCTGGGCCTTCACTGATCTTGCTGTCCCTGGTCTCACGCAGCAGTTGAGGTCAATATTGTGGTAGTCACTAACTGTACTGGTTTACATGTGCATTAGTTGTGTCTCCCCAGCTAGATTGTAAGCTCCTGGAGATCAGGGCCCAcctccacaaaaaataaaaaatcatctcTCCTGTCTTGTACAGTGTTAGAATCATGCAGGGCAGTGGGGTGCACCAAAAAGTTCCTTTGTGGCTTCTTTTGTGACAGCGTCACACGTCTCTAAAGCTGGGCAAGGTATCTATTGTACACCACTTGGGAAAGGGAGGGGGTGACAAGAAGACAAGAATGAACAGACTCTCAAACCTGCCTCACTTCAATATTGTCCTGAGATAAAAGACTATTTCTCACCCCCAATCAAAAAAGTGGTATGCATCTGTCTCAGAATAAGGGacatttccccttccccaggATAACGGGTGCATTTACTTGGTCCTGAGATAAGGTACCATGCCACGGCAGGTTATCAATTTGGAAAAGATGAGGAGAAAGTAAATGGGGATGGCCCTCTAAATGGGATCCTGAGAACCATGAGGGCTG
The Microtus pennsylvanicus isolate mMicPen1 chromosome 2, mMicPen1.hap1, whole genome shotgun sequence DNA segment above includes these coding regions:
- the Nnat gene encoding neuronatin isoform X2, giving the protein MAAVTAASAELLIIGWYIFRVLLQVFRYSLQKLAHTVSRTGRQVLGERRQQAPN
- the Nnat gene encoding neuronatin isoform X1 — its product is MAAVTAASAELLIIGWYIFRVLLQTLSPVRPRQAGNKDSGVRRSPAADDHDQCGVQVLPAEAGTHSVPDRAAGAGGAQAASPQLRPQIPALGGHVIKCSCASRPAWEPVPRSNGGSPVLPRQRSTCQGQ